In Paenibacillus sp. BIC5C1, a genomic segment contains:
- a CDS encoding response regulator produces MNLTALLVDDELPILENLSFILPWEDMGIEIVGTARSGSEALDKVAECHPDIMLCDIRMPSMDGLELIQILREQGETCEIILLTGYQQFEYARTAIRYNVHEYICKPIDYLDLEQKLRELASQIQKKRLEMEAERHRKSEMEVWVKHKHIIDLMRKEEDSLFSSPPSSPETQASSLRYILLLIDVSGYFKHSIGWSGAQHQSWHGMIRSKLREITDRICEGTLLISARKGEWCMLVEASDEWKLRADVLAQQVQLELDTTFEMGSGMKTRVIQDVMPVKLDDQMAERYRHCQRLLIMNDSNQRSDALEQQSAEHSIMSSKEPSSRTTMWVTKEDLDLITRWIRQGNKQGLIDLLVRLKHRMSEHKSKLDGVAENSLRFLLVHMLRELREVHVMAEQDEMHFWSALHSATSIKELIELAEALAYACHDKKSVPRPSVSELISSACEYMNARLECDLGIDEVADWLGISPGYFCQLFKNQMGVTFVEYMTHKRMESAALLLSTTEWSITAIGEATGYKERRYFSKVFHKHFHMKPSEFRSNQRAGS; encoded by the coding sequence ATGAATCTAACCGCGTTGCTGGTTGACGATGAGCTGCCGATTTTGGAGAATTTGAGTTTTATTTTGCCATGGGAAGACATGGGCATTGAAATTGTGGGTACGGCCAGAAGCGGGTCAGAAGCACTGGATAAAGTTGCAGAATGTCACCCTGACATCATGTTATGTGATATTCGCATGCCCTCTATGGATGGTCTGGAGCTGATTCAAATATTGCGGGAACAAGGAGAAACTTGTGAGATTATTTTGCTGACAGGATATCAGCAGTTCGAGTATGCTCGTACAGCCATTCGTTACAATGTCCATGAATACATATGCAAGCCAATCGATTACCTGGATCTGGAACAGAAATTGCGTGAGCTTGCCAGTCAGATTCAGAAGAAACGGTTGGAAATGGAGGCTGAACGCCACCGTAAATCGGAGATGGAAGTATGGGTAAAGCATAAACATATCATTGACCTGATGCGAAAAGAGGAGGATTCGTTATTTTCTTCCCCTCCTTCTTCCCCGGAAACACAGGCATCTTCGTTACGGTATATTCTGCTGCTTATCGATGTGTCGGGTTACTTCAAACATTCGATCGGCTGGTCTGGGGCACAGCACCAAAGCTGGCATGGAATGATCCGTTCCAAACTTAGGGAGATTACAGACCGGATTTGTGAAGGAACTCTGCTGATTTCGGCCCGTAAGGGAGAATGGTGCATGTTGGTGGAGGCGTCAGATGAATGGAAACTGCGAGCAGATGTACTGGCTCAACAGGTTCAATTGGAACTAGATACGACATTTGAGATGGGTTCAGGCATGAAGACAAGAGTCATTCAGGATGTTATGCCTGTGAAACTGGATGATCAGATGGCTGAGCGATACCGGCATTGTCAGCGATTGCTGATCATGAATGATTCTAATCAGCGCAGCGATGCGCTGGAACAACAATCTGCTGAGCACTCTATCATGTCATCCAAAGAACCTTCCAGCAGGACAACAATGTGGGTTACAAAAGAGGATTTGGACTTGATCACCCGCTGGATCAGACAGGGAAATAAACAAGGATTGATAGACCTGCTCGTGCGGCTCAAACATCGGATGAGCGAGCATAAGAGTAAGCTGGATGGCGTAGCCGAAAATAGTCTGCGTTTTCTGCTGGTACATATGCTTCGTGAATTGCGCGAAGTACATGTCATGGCTGAACAGGACGAAATGCACTTCTGGAGTGCATTGCATTCAGCAACCTCCATCAAGGAATTAATCGAACTGGCGGAGGCACTTGCTTATGCTTGTCATGATAAGAAAAGTGTACCTCGCCCCTCTGTGTCGGAGCTGATCAGTTCTGCGTGCGAGTATATGAACGCCAGACTGGAATGTGATCTGGGCATTGATGAGGTAGCTGATTGGCTGGGCATCAGTCCGGGCTATTTTTGCCAGCTGTTCAAAAATCAGATGGGTGTAACCTTTGTTGAATATATGACCCATAAGCGGATGGAGAGTGCAGCCTTATTATTGAGTACGACGGAATGGAGTATTACAGCCATTGGAGAAGCGACGGGGTATAAGGAGCGGCGATATTTCTCCAAAGTGTTCCATAAACATTTTCACATGAAACCATCAGAATTCAGGTCAAACCAAAGAGCAGGTTCATAA
- a CDS encoding cache domain-containing sensor histidine kinase, translated as MNLRMKLAMAFLLLIIVPMCTLGIGMFLVTSHTIEKKYNQQSEYALQAISYNIENVFQQINNVTDNGIATSVFQMALNAKDPSKQDLGIGNQLSLNASQRNFRSLLYNYPFISYAFLYDLRPRSSQDNQIVSIFTKENFQALPFQQFKVHPIFKEIQELNGVPKWLAPLEYPELTGVEPVFTQIRLVKELSYFQNIGVLVVQIKKGEMDRIFRHLQISDPAQDTSFLLINEEGLIVYDPSGRYSGERMENLGVRSGIYGPGFSSTRAVFDGSESIISQYHLKNYNWSLVSVTSWEALSAETNVFAGWSIIIILLCLLAAMVFNVFFMNRITGNIAVLVRFMRRVDDGDFNARVEGSGFDEMQLLAQGFNELLDRIGGLFRRVRAEQEQKAKAELRVLQAQIKPHFLFNTLESINGLAMRGEGRKVSEMVTRLGNMLRISIQDQEEISLSEELRHLQSYLEIQHYRFSDLFRYEIDIPSHLYTSSILKLTLQPLVENSIQHGFEGIEYQGILRISAFVERNNLVLRVEDNGIGIPQEMLARFEYMAEDPPEYIMAEGTKPLSSMAERRGLGLRSVADRIRIQYGAGYGVFICSSPGHGTVIQCIIPQYEQGEDE; from the coding sequence ATGAACTTGCGGATGAAGCTGGCCATGGCATTTCTGTTGCTCATCATTGTACCGATGTGCACGCTTGGAATCGGCATGTTCTTGGTCACATCACATACGATTGAGAAAAAATACAATCAGCAGTCTGAATATGCACTCCAGGCGATTAGCTATAATATCGAGAATGTTTTTCAGCAGATCAACAATGTCACGGACAACGGCATTGCCACATCGGTATTCCAGATGGCTTTGAACGCCAAAGATCCGAGCAAACAGGATCTTGGAATCGGTAATCAATTGTCGCTGAATGCCAGCCAGCGTAATTTCCGTTCCCTTTTATACAACTACCCGTTCATCAGTTATGCCTTTTTGTATGATTTGCGTCCGCGTTCGTCTCAGGATAACCAGATTGTTTCTATATTTACGAAAGAAAATTTTCAAGCGCTTCCTTTTCAACAATTTAAGGTTCATCCAATATTCAAAGAAATCCAGGAACTCAACGGCGTGCCCAAATGGCTGGCCCCTCTGGAATATCCTGAACTGACGGGCGTAGAGCCTGTCTTTACTCAGATTCGGTTGGTCAAGGAACTCAGTTATTTTCAGAATATTGGGGTTCTTGTTGTTCAGATTAAAAAAGGGGAGATGGACCGCATCTTCCGCCATTTGCAAATAAGTGATCCTGCACAAGATACTTCGTTCCTGCTGATCAATGAAGAAGGTCTGATTGTATACGATCCTTCTGGACGTTATAGCGGAGAAAGGATGGAGAATCTGGGTGTGCGTTCTGGAATTTACGGACCAGGGTTCAGCAGCACCAGAGCAGTGTTCGATGGCAGTGAAAGCATCATTTCACAATATCATCTGAAAAACTATAACTGGAGTCTGGTCAGTGTCACTTCATGGGAAGCATTATCGGCAGAGACGAATGTGTTCGCAGGTTGGTCGATTATTATCATTCTGCTGTGCCTGCTTGCTGCGATGGTTTTCAATGTGTTTTTCATGAACCGGATTACAGGCAATATTGCGGTACTCGTGCGATTCATGAGACGTGTAGATGATGGAGACTTTAATGCCCGGGTCGAAGGAAGTGGCTTTGACGAGATGCAGCTGCTTGCCCAAGGGTTCAATGAATTGCTGGATCGCATCGGAGGTCTGTTCCGACGTGTGCGTGCAGAGCAGGAACAGAAGGCAAAGGCAGAACTACGCGTGCTTCAAGCCCAGATTAAACCTCATTTTCTATTCAATACGCTGGAATCCATTAACGGACTAGCCATGAGGGGAGAAGGGCGTAAAGTAAGTGAAATGGTAACACGTCTTGGCAATATGCTGCGGATCAGTATTCAGGATCAGGAGGAGATCTCGCTTAGTGAGGAGTTACGGCACCTGCAGAGTTATCTTGAGATCCAGCATTACAGGTTTAGTGATTTGTTCCGGTACGAGATTGACATTCCATCTCATCTGTACACCTCATCTATACTCAAGCTTACCCTTCAACCTCTTGTGGAAAATAGTATTCAGCATGGGTTCGAGGGAATTGAATATCAGGGTATACTTCGGATCAGTGCATTTGTGGAAAGGAATAACTTGGTGCTGCGAGTTGAGGACAATGGTATCGGTATTCCCCAGGAAATGTTGGCTCGATTCGAATACATGGCAGAAGACCCGCCTGAATACATCATGGCTGAGGGAACGAAGCCGCTGTCTTCAATGGCAGAGCGTCGAGGGCTGGGTTTAAGAAGTGTTGCAGATCGGATAAGGATTCAATATGGGGCCGGATATGGGGTGTTTATATGTTCCTCTCCGGGACATGGCACCGTCATTCAATGTATTATTCCACAATATGAGCAGGGGGAAGATGAATGA
- a CDS encoding carbohydrate ABC transporter permease, giving the protein MVKNIKGSIPHVLLMLYLLAILFPFLFVIFSSFKQDNNEIALNPFGLPSTWVFNNYVEAWVNAKIGTYFWNSMYISVLSSVGTIVLGAMFAFAITRMRHRKWSMLLYSLILAGMLIPNNALMLPIYLLVRKLGILDTHLALIIPYVANAIPFTIIILAAFMRSLPGEIEEAAVMDGLRAPGIFARIVIPLTVPAIVTVFIVNFLGNWNEFLLANYFLSTDKLRTLPVGMVQFRDQYQMNYAQMSAGIVYSVVPVVVIYAILQEKIIEGVTAGSVKG; this is encoded by the coding sequence ATGGTAAAGAACATAAAAGGCAGTATACCTCATGTTTTGTTGATGTTGTATCTACTTGCGATTCTGTTTCCCTTCTTATTCGTAATTTTTTCTTCATTTAAGCAGGATAACAACGAAATTGCACTGAATCCGTTCGGTCTGCCTTCCACTTGGGTGTTTAATAACTACGTGGAGGCTTGGGTAAATGCCAAGATTGGAACGTATTTTTGGAACAGTATGTATATTTCGGTCTTGTCCTCAGTCGGAACCATTGTGCTTGGTGCCATGTTTGCCTTTGCTATAACACGGATGAGACACCGCAAATGGAGCATGTTACTGTACAGTCTCATTCTGGCGGGTATGCTGATTCCAAACAATGCGCTCATGCTGCCGATTTATTTGCTTGTCCGCAAGCTCGGCATTTTGGATACTCATTTGGCGCTAATCATTCCTTATGTTGCGAATGCAATTCCGTTCACGATTATTATTTTGGCTGCTTTTATGCGGTCGCTTCCTGGGGAAATTGAGGAAGCGGCGGTTATGGATGGGTTGAGGGCTCCGGGTATCTTTGCTAGAATAGTGATACCCCTTACAGTTCCAGCCATTGTTACGGTGTTTATCGTGAATTTCCTCGGCAACTGGAACGAATTTTTACTCGCCAACTATTTCTTATCCACCGATAAACTGCGTACACTGCCTGTCGGCATGGTCCAGTTTCGTGATCAGTATCAAATGAATTATGCCCAGATGTCAGCAGGCATTGTATACAGTGTTGTACCGGTTGTAGTAATCTACGCCATATTGCAGGAGAAAATCATTGAAGGCGTAACGGCAGGTAGTGTTAAAGGTTAA
- a CDS encoding sugar ABC transporter permease, with amino-acid sequence MNTSLRSPLIYALFVLPALILFIMFFLYPIGSSLYYSLTSWNGVSAEPRFVGLSNYAKALTDERFWISTRNNGFFIAFSVLIQVPLIVLFSLLIANVKRLKGLYKTAVFLPSIMSTAVIGILWGFIYEPNIGLLNQLLETVGISPVYWLSDNRFAMISILVTNAWQWTGFYIVMVLAAILAIPKDLDEAAAIDGATAVQRAFKITLPLIRPIISVVIMLSIAGAMKAADIVLVMTKGGPAGSTEVLATYMIKYAITNFKYGYGNTIAVLIFALTLVLTAVYQLLVARRNERVEY; translated from the coding sequence ATGAATACTTCACTCCGCAGCCCGCTGATCTATGCGTTGTTTGTGTTGCCGGCACTGATCCTGTTTATCATGTTTTTCCTGTATCCTATCGGCAGTTCGCTCTATTACAGTCTGACCAGTTGGAACGGTGTATCCGCAGAGCCTCGTTTTGTGGGACTGTCCAACTATGCAAAAGCTTTGACAGATGAACGTTTTTGGATTTCTACGCGCAATAACGGTTTCTTTATCGCATTTTCGGTTTTGATCCAGGTGCCTCTCATTGTGTTGTTTTCCCTGCTCATTGCAAACGTGAAGAGATTGAAGGGATTATACAAAACAGCCGTCTTTTTGCCTTCCATTATGTCAACGGCAGTTATCGGTATTCTATGGGGGTTCATCTACGAGCCTAACATCGGCCTGTTGAATCAATTACTTGAAACGGTAGGAATCTCGCCGGTCTATTGGTTGTCCGATAACCGATTCGCAATGATATCCATTCTCGTAACCAATGCGTGGCAGTGGACGGGATTCTATATTGTCATGGTTTTGGCGGCCATTCTGGCTATTCCCAAGGACCTGGATGAAGCGGCAGCCATTGATGGAGCAACAGCCGTACAAAGAGCTTTCAAAATTACATTGCCACTTATCAGACCTATCATTTCTGTCGTCATTATGTTATCCATTGCCGGGGCGATGAAGGCAGCCGATATTGTTCTGGTTATGACCAAAGGTGGACCCGCAGGCTCTACCGAAGTGCTTGCCACGTATATGATCAAATATGCGATTACCAATTTTAAATACGGTTATGGCAATACGATTGCGGTTCTGATCTTTGCTCTGACGCTTGTGCTCACCGCGGTATATCAGTTGCTGGTGGCGAGACGCAACGAAAGGGTGGAATATTGA
- a CDS encoding extracellular solute-binding protein has translation MKKGMTLLLSLLLITSWTLAGCSSSTNEPQQGAGNTPAEPSKEPVEMLLRHTQVGADKQKRLAILQDVVAKVESEVPNLTFTLDGVESDVNRKEKLRGEMAAGNPPDIFELFGSPDSKVYAKEGMLLDLTPILQELGIQDQFSSLEPFTYEGKVYGLPIGGSGEGFFYNKEYFTQKGWKAPSTMAELDNMLAEIKADGKVPLASASKAGWVPLMLTNHLWSRYAGPDITAKFATGEAKWTDPGVVAGFAKHKEWVDKGYFKKGELGFEYAEYTTQFTSGEAILMYDGTWKSSVFKEGQSGESLIGKVGFFNMPPVENGAGDQTALMRDVNNGYGFSAAVADDPQKLAAVKAFIKNFYNEDMQVRGLVEDGVLPAMKLDEKVLTDSITDDLMKEIVAVLNASQTSFPAFDALVQADVTTEISNLQIQKLVGGQTTPEKMAEELQKVQEEANASVE, from the coding sequence ATGAAAAAAGGAATGACATTACTGCTTTCATTATTGCTAATCACATCATGGACATTGGCAGGTTGTTCGAGCTCAACTAACGAACCACAACAGGGAGCAGGCAATACGCCTGCGGAGCCAAGCAAGGAACCGGTTGAGATGCTTCTCCGTCACACTCAGGTGGGTGCCGACAAACAAAAAAGGCTGGCCATTCTGCAGGACGTTGTGGCCAAAGTGGAGAGTGAAGTACCTAACCTGACCTTTACACTGGACGGAGTTGAATCCGATGTAAACCGTAAGGAGAAGCTTCGTGGTGAGATGGCAGCAGGCAATCCGCCGGATATCTTCGAATTGTTCGGCAGTCCGGACTCCAAAGTATATGCCAAAGAGGGCATGTTGTTGGATCTCACGCCAATCTTGCAAGAGCTGGGCATTCAGGACCAATTTTCATCGCTTGAACCATTCACCTATGAAGGTAAAGTCTACGGACTGCCTATTGGCGGATCGGGAGAAGGTTTCTTCTACAATAAAGAGTACTTTACGCAAAAAGGTTGGAAAGCGCCTTCAACAATGGCTGAGCTGGATAATATGCTCGCTGAGATCAAGGCTGATGGCAAAGTGCCACTTGCTTCTGCTTCCAAAGCAGGCTGGGTTCCACTCATGTTAACGAACCATCTGTGGTCCCGTTACGCTGGACCTGATATTACGGCGAAGTTTGCTACAGGCGAAGCCAAGTGGACTGATCCAGGCGTTGTCGCAGGATTCGCGAAGCATAAGGAATGGGTGGATAAAGGTTACTTCAAAAAAGGTGAGCTTGGCTTTGAATATGCAGAATATACAACTCAATTTACGAGTGGTGAAGCGATTCTGATGTACGACGGAACATGGAAATCGTCTGTATTCAAGGAAGGACAGAGCGGTGAGTCACTCATTGGCAAGGTTGGTTTCTTCAATATGCCTCCAGTAGAGAACGGTGCAGGAGATCAAACAGCCCTGATGCGTGACGTCAATAACGGATACGGCTTCTCCGCAGCGGTTGCGGATGATCCTCAGAAGCTTGCGGCTGTTAAAGCCTTTATCAAAAACTTCTACAACGAAGATATGCAAGTTCGTGGACTCGTAGAAGACGGTGTGTTACCAGCGATGAAATTGGATGAAAAAGTGCTGACAGACAGCATCACTGACGATTTGATGAAAGAAATTGTAGCTGTTCTGAATGCATCGCAGACTTCATTCCCGGCTTTCGATGCACTCGTTCAAGCCGATGTAACGACAGAGATCAGTAACTTGCAAATTCAGAAGCTGGTTGGTGGACAAACGACACCAGAGAAAATGGCTGAAGAATTGCAGAAGGTTCAGGAAGAGGCTAATGCTTCAGTAGAATAA
- the pflA gene encoding pyruvate formate-lyase-activating protein, with product MVNGHIHSLETFGTVDGPGIRFVLFMQGCLLKCQYCHNPDTWALDGGREMSVEEVLAEIEPYLSYYRSSGGGLTVSGGEPTLQAHFVAEVFKEAKRRWGLHTTLDSNGFNEPDRIHDLLDNTDLVLLDLKHINDEKHIKLTGKSNERTLRTAQWLSDNGRKMWIRHVYVPGIHNEEEDLLNLGRFIGTLNGVKKFEILPYHQMGIYKWQALGKAYPLDGVPSPSDEEVERAYRLIEQGRAETAGMTCSK from the coding sequence ATGGTTAATGGACATATTCACTCACTCGAAACTTTCGGGACGGTAGACGGCCCAGGCATCCGCTTCGTGCTTTTTATGCAGGGATGTCTGCTCAAATGCCAGTATTGTCACAATCCGGATACATGGGCACTGGATGGTGGCAGAGAAATGAGCGTGGAGGAGGTATTGGCTGAAATCGAGCCATACCTGTCCTACTATCGCAGCTCCGGCGGAGGACTTACGGTATCCGGCGGGGAGCCAACATTACAGGCTCATTTTGTAGCCGAAGTTTTCAAAGAAGCGAAACGCCGCTGGGGACTGCATACTACGCTGGACAGCAACGGTTTCAATGAACCGGATCGGATTCATGATTTGTTGGATAACACGGACCTGGTTTTGTTGGATCTGAAGCACATCAATGATGAGAAACATATCAAGCTGACAGGCAAATCCAACGAGAGAACATTGCGCACCGCACAATGGTTATCGGACAATGGACGAAAAATGTGGATTCGCCACGTGTATGTGCCAGGGATCCACAATGAGGAAGAAGACTTGCTCAATCTGGGGCGGTTTATTGGAACGCTAAATGGAGTCAAGAAGTTCGAAATCCTGCCTTATCATCAGATGGGAATCTACAAATGGCAGGCGCTGGGGAAAGCCTATCCGCTTGATGGTGTTCCTTCTCCGAGTGATGAGGAAGTGGAACGAGCGTATCGTTTGATTGAACAAGGTCGTGCGGAGACGGCGGGCATGACTTGCTCCAAATAA
- the pflB gene encoding formate C-acetyltransferase — MSVIEKDVKQQTGWRNFTKGTWTKSVDVNDFLARNLSPYYGDEAFLAGATQNTKELWDIVSDLTKKERDNGGVLDVDVNTPATIVSHQPGYLDKSKEQIVGVQTDAPFKRSIQPFGGIRMMIDACEAYGFEMPQGVIDIFTNIRKTHNQGVFDAYTSEMRAARKAGIITGLPDAYGRGRIIGDYRRVALYGVDFLIRNKKGELNALEVDVIDEDVIRLREELSEQIRALQELKQLGEMHGFDISLPATTAKEAFQWLYFGYLAAIKEQNGAAMSLGRVSSFLDIYIERDLQEGLLTEEQAQELVDHFVMKLRIVKFLRTPDYNELFSGDPTWVTESIGGMSVNGETRVTKNSFRFLHTLNNLGPAPEPNLTVLWSTKLPEAFKQYCTKVSIETSSIQYENDDLMRPIYGDDYGIACCVSAMKIGKQMQFFGARANLAKALLYAINGGRDEKSGAQVGPEYPAITSEVLEYNEVMKRFKPMMEWLAKLYMNSLNVIHYMHDKYSYERIEMALHDRDIVRTMACGIAGLSVAADSLSAIKYAKVKPIRNEQGIAIDFEIEGDFPCYGNNEDSVDSIAVELVESFMGMIRKHKAYRNAIPTQSVLTITSNVVYGKKTGTTPDGRKAGEPFAPGANPMHGRDKKGALASLGSVAKLPYEHSLDGISNTFSIVPKALGKESDTRKSNLVAMMDGYFGQGAHHLNVNVFDRQQLIDAMDHPENYPQLTVRVSGYAVNFIKLTREQQLDVINRTFHGSM, encoded by the coding sequence ATGTCGGTGATCGAAAAAGATGTCAAACAACAAACAGGCTGGAGAAACTTTACCAAAGGAACATGGACGAAATCCGTAGATGTGAATGATTTTCTGGCACGTAACTTATCACCTTACTATGGCGACGAAGCATTTCTTGCAGGTGCAACTCAGAATACGAAAGAGTTATGGGATATCGTCTCCGATCTGACCAAAAAAGAACGCGATAACGGCGGGGTACTTGATGTTGACGTAAACACGCCAGCAACGATTGTTTCTCACCAACCCGGCTATCTGGATAAATCCAAAGAACAGATTGTTGGTGTTCAAACGGATGCTCCGTTCAAACGTTCCATTCAGCCATTCGGTGGAATTCGCATGATGATTGATGCTTGTGAAGCTTATGGTTTTGAAATGCCTCAAGGCGTCATTGATATATTTACGAACATCCGTAAAACACATAACCAGGGTGTATTTGATGCTTACACATCTGAAATGCGTGCAGCACGTAAAGCAGGGATTATTACCGGTCTGCCGGATGCTTACGGCCGTGGCCGGATCATCGGTGACTATCGCCGGGTTGCTCTGTATGGTGTGGACTTCCTGATTCGAAATAAAAAAGGAGAACTAAATGCACTTGAAGTCGATGTGATTGATGAAGATGTCATTCGCCTCCGTGAAGAACTGTCCGAGCAGATTCGTGCATTGCAAGAATTGAAACAACTGGGTGAAATGCACGGTTTCGATATTTCCTTGCCAGCTACAACTGCAAAAGAAGCGTTCCAATGGCTCTACTTCGGTTATCTGGCAGCAATCAAAGAGCAAAATGGTGCGGCGATGTCACTTGGACGTGTATCTTCTTTCCTTGATATTTATATCGAACGTGATCTGCAAGAAGGCTTGTTAACTGAAGAACAGGCTCAAGAACTGGTTGACCATTTTGTTATGAAACTGCGGATTGTCAAATTCCTGCGTACGCCGGATTATAATGAATTGTTCAGTGGAGACCCAACATGGGTAACTGAATCCATCGGTGGCATGTCCGTAAATGGAGAAACCCGTGTTACGAAAAACAGCTTCCGTTTCCTGCACACCCTGAACAATCTTGGTCCAGCACCTGAGCCGAACCTTACTGTACTTTGGTCTACCAAGCTTCCGGAAGCTTTCAAACAATACTGTACAAAAGTATCCATCGAAACGAGCTCCATCCAGTATGAAAATGATGATCTTATGCGTCCGATCTACGGAGACGATTATGGTATTGCTTGCTGCGTATCTGCGATGAAGATCGGGAAACAAATGCAGTTCTTCGGCGCTCGTGCCAATCTGGCAAAAGCATTGCTGTATGCAATCAACGGCGGTCGTGATGAGAAATCGGGAGCGCAAGTTGGACCTGAATATCCGGCGATCACAAGCGAAGTGCTGGAGTACAATGAAGTGATGAAACGTTTTAAACCGATGATGGAATGGCTCGCTAAACTGTATATGAACTCACTCAACGTCATTCACTACATGCATGACAAATACAGCTATGAGCGTATTGAAATGGCCCTGCATGACCGTGACATTGTACGTACGATGGCTTGTGGTATTGCTGGTCTCTCGGTTGCAGCAGACTCTCTGAGTGCCATCAAGTATGCGAAAGTCAAACCGATCCGCAACGAACAAGGCATCGCAATTGATTTTGAAATTGAAGGTGACTTCCCTTGTTACGGTAACAATGAAGACAGTGTCGATAGCATCGCCGTTGAACTGGTGGAAAGCTTCATGGGAATGATTCGCAAACACAAAGCGTATCGTAATGCGATCCCAACTCAGTCTGTATTGACGATCACATCGAACGTAGTGTACGGCAAGAAAACAGGTACAACGCCGGATGGTCGTAAAGCAGGCGAACCGTTTGCACCAGGGGCGAACCCAATGCATGGTCGGGACAAAAAAGGTGCACTGGCATCCCTTGGCTCAGTAGCCAAATTGCCGTACGAACACAGCCTTGACGGGATCTCTAACACATTCTCTATCGTGCCTAAAGCACTCGGGAAAGAGTCAGACACACGTAAATCCAATCTGGTTGCAATGATGGACGGTTATTTTGGTCAAGGGGCACACCATCTGAACGTGAACGTATTTGATCGTCAGCAGTTGATTGACGCGATGGACCACCCGGAAAACTATCCGCAGCTGACAGTACGGGTATCCGGTTACGCGGTTAATTTCATCAAACTGACACGTGAGCAACAACTCGATGTCATTAACCGGACCTTCCACGGTTCGATGTAA